Proteins encoded by one window of uncultured Celeribacter sp.:
- a CDS encoding EVE domain-containing protein codes for MSYWLFKSEAEVWSWDQQVAKGDVGEEWDGVRNYQARNNMRAMKLGDRGFFYHSRKETEIVGIVEVCAEAHPDSKANDPRWECVDIKAVRPFTKPVTLAMCKDDPRLKDMVLVNNSRLSVQPVTDEEWKIICELGDTDPS; via the coding sequence ATGAGTTACTGGCTTTTCAAATCCGAAGCGGAAGTGTGGTCCTGGGATCAGCAGGTCGCGAAAGGTGACGTGGGCGAGGAATGGGACGGCGTGCGCAACTATCAGGCCCGCAACAACATGCGGGCGATGAAACTGGGCGATCGCGGCTTTTTCTACCATTCGCGCAAGGAAACCGAGATCGTCGGCATCGTCGAGGTCTGCGCCGAGGCGCACCCCGACAGCAAAGCCAATGACCCGCGTTGGGAATGCGTGGACATCAAGGCGGTGCGCCCGTTCACGAAACCGGTGACGCTTGCCATGTGCAAGGACGACCCGCGCCTCAAAGATATGGTTTTGGTGAACAACAGCCGCCTGTCGGTTCAGCCCGTCACAGACGAGGAATGGAAAATCATCTGCGAGCTCGGCGACACCGATCCGTCCTGA
- a CDS encoding YciI family protein, translating to MKFAVICTDKPGALQIRLDTRAEHVEYLKSCGVVVHAGPFLNDSDEMYGSLVIIEVDDMAAAKDWAANDPYAKAGLFADVRIEAWKQVIGG from the coding sequence ATGAAATTCGCTGTCATTTGCACTGACAAACCCGGCGCTCTGCAAATTCGCCTCGATACGCGGGCCGAGCATGTCGAGTATCTCAAGAGCTGCGGCGTTGTCGTTCACGCAGGCCCGTTTCTCAATGACTCGGATGAGATGTATGGCTCTTTGGTGATCATTGAAGTCGACGATATGGCGGCAGCCAAAGACTGGGCCGCAAATGATCCCTATGCGAAGGCCGGCCTTTTTGCAGATGTGCGGATCGAAGCATGGAAACAGGTGATTGGCGGATGA
- a CDS encoding IS6 family transposase, with product MISQISGPRLKGHRFPRSIISYAVRAYYRFSLSLRDDEDLLAERGIVVSYEAIRAWVGKFGPQIAKRVRATRPRPTDKWHLDEVVIMINGVRHWLWRAVDSNGEVLDIRVQTRRNARAAKRFISRLIARWGEPRVIVTDKLRSYGAALRQLGLNVDHRAHKGLNNRIEGSHRPTRKREKIQGRFKSARQAQRFLCAHDETANLFHPRHHKMTASRYRQSLAAAFERWNDCAKSIAA from the coding sequence ATGATCAGTCAGATTTCCGGACCGCGCCTGAAAGGCCACCGCTTTCCGCGCTCCATCATTTCCTACGCGGTCCGGGCGTATTATCGCTTCTCGCTTAGCCTGCGTGATGACGAGGATCTGCTGGCCGAACGCGGTATCGTGGTGAGCTATGAGGCGATCCGGGCATGGGTGGGGAAATTCGGACCGCAGATCGCGAAACGGGTTCGCGCTACGCGCCCGCGGCCCACAGACAAATGGCACCTGGACGAGGTGGTGATCATGATCAACGGCGTGCGACACTGGCTGTGGCGCGCCGTGGACAGCAACGGCGAAGTTCTCGACATCCGCGTGCAAACGCGCCGCAATGCGCGGGCGGCGAAGCGTTTCATTTCACGGCTGATCGCCCGCTGGGGTGAGCCCCGCGTCATTGTGACGGACAAACTGCGCAGCTACGGCGCGGCCCTGCGGCAGCTCGGGCTGAACGTGGATCACCGGGCGCACAAGGGACTGAACAATCGTATTGAGGGATCGCACAGACCCACGCGAAAGCGCGAGAAAATCCAGGGCCGATTCAAATCGGCAAGGCAGGCGCAAAGGTTCCTCTGCGCCCACGATGAAACCGCCAACCTGTTCCACCCTCGCCACCACAAGATGACTGCCTCCAGATACCGTCAGAGCCTCGCCGCCGCGTTCGAGCGCTGGAACGACTGTGCGAAAAGCATAGCCGCGTGA
- a CDS encoding DUF2853 family protein produces the protein MGKRDELIAKYAEDLKTKCGMEPDMDLLTKVTIGCGPAIYNDDASTVAASQESELETVKNNFLIKKLGLADGPELMDAIKSAIETYGQSERNKYRAVFYYLLVKHFGKEAVYS, from the coding sequence ATGGGAAAACGTGACGAGCTTATCGCGAAATATGCCGAGGATTTGAAAACCAAATGCGGCATGGAGCCGGATATGGATCTTTTGACCAAAGTGACCATCGGTTGCGGTCCGGCGATCTACAACGACGATGCCTCCACGGTGGCAGCCTCCCAAGAGAGCGAACTTGAAACCGTCAAGAACAACTTCCTCATCAAAAAACTCGGCCTTGCCGATGGTCCTGAGTTGATGGACGCAATCAAATCCGCGATCGAAACCTATGGCCAATCCGAGCGCAACAAATACCGCGCCGTGTTCTACTATCTGCTGGTTAAGCATTTCGGCAAAGAGGCCGTTTACAGCTAA
- a CDS encoding autotransporter domain-containing protein yields the protein MSKTRAQIRTLAHTQRGASFALRTSVSTLTLSLLIAFLPDATRAQSLSPAEWTGAVDTDWQEVGNWADGTLPDGTQEVNLGSGDISLSGGSGTGAYINVGTEGAADLTIDDDALFEAERFAIGNTAGETSSVTISGSGTVVDALNALGVGFRVGETGDGTLTISDGATVLNGGALQIGYGADTSGAVTITGDGTSVSVGRVNIGQNGQGTMLVDDGASVDLNESDLYVTTAAGSDGSSLTISGGAQMINVDNADIGRSSDGTLILSDGGSLSMAGSLRVGSDTSAGSVVVTGAGSILETYGSITLTAGSFGAFDILDGASVSSNTFSFGSGLYGGEGAVLTVSGEGSKLETVNGLSIGTYGEGVLNLSYGGTVSAGTGGGDNAYLLLSSDEFGEGVVNIGAAEGEAAIEAGSLAGTDNIRFGEGTSQFVLNHTDTGLEIDADFVTAFEETGTATINQIAGTTIFNGNGLEYNGAIEVSGGTALFTDSFGGAISVSDGGTLGGTGSLGYTEIIITTTYFDFDTYEMVTETETTQEYYTATIGSGGTLAPGLTNEIGALNFAGDLVFEDGSTFLVDMGENGVSDQVTVDGAITIDAGAQIAAVVQSGISYLEGWEYTVLSGESLAGTFEDIRETGDYATFTATYSDTDLTLTIGEAVDPGDDPDDGSGSGDDDTPTGPDFTATAKTANQVAVGTAINAMSESSDLYNTLYLVQSGGTAEALDQLSGDIHATTRSAMIADGTLVRDAMGARLLALETSREQGDFVSQGGGFQEPYRTNRLTPWAATYGAWSDLDGDGQAQDVERMAHGLVMGLDGTGFDDWNIGLMAGFGYASYDSERSDVSSDSYHLGAYVGKSWGAWTLRSGISWSQNDLRSNRSVEIAQISGTSYTDTLTGSYEAKTLQAFGEVGYGFERGNTRFEPFANLALMRLETDGFTETGGAAALTVEGDTSKTTFTTLGLRADHALALGVGSARLSGTLGWQHAFGDTDFTSVHSFVDSDSFTVTGAPLERDSAIVKAGVDVQLSPGSVLGLSYEGAFQSGSASHGLGARLDLQF from the coding sequence ATGTCCAAGACTCGCGCACAAATCCGCACTCTCGCACACACCCAACGAGGGGCCTCTTTCGCCCTTCGCACCAGTGTGTCGACCTTGACGCTCAGCCTGTTGATCGCGTTTTTGCCCGATGCAACCCGGGCGCAATCTCTCTCGCCCGCCGAATGGACCGGGGCCGTGGATACCGACTGGCAGGAGGTCGGGAACTGGGCCGATGGCACACTTCCTGATGGCACTCAGGAGGTCAATCTGGGCTCTGGTGACATCAGCCTCTCCGGCGGGTCGGGCACAGGCGCATATATCAACGTCGGCACCGAGGGTGCCGCCGATCTGACCATCGACGACGATGCATTGTTCGAGGCCGAGCGCTTTGCGATTGGCAACACGGCGGGCGAAACCAGCAGCGTCACCATCAGCGGGTCGGGCACTGTGGTCGATGCCCTCAACGCTCTGGGCGTCGGGTTTCGCGTGGGGGAGACCGGCGATGGCACCTTGACCATTTCCGACGGTGCAACGGTCCTCAACGGGGGCGCGTTGCAGATCGGATATGGCGCTGACACCTCTGGTGCGGTCACCATCACAGGCGATGGCACAAGCGTCTCAGTCGGACGGGTCAATATCGGTCAGAACGGGCAGGGTACGATGTTGGTCGATGATGGCGCCTCGGTCGATCTCAATGAGAGCGACCTCTATGTCACGACAGCGGCGGGCAGCGACGGCAGCAGCCTGACGATTTCCGGCGGCGCGCAGATGATCAATGTTGATAACGCCGACATCGGTCGCTCATCGGATGGCACCTTGATCCTCTCCGACGGCGGCAGCTTGTCCATGGCTGGCTCTTTGAGAGTGGGTTCGGACACCTCCGCCGGGTCCGTGGTCGTGACCGGCGCGGGGTCAATCTTGGAGACCTATGGGAGCATCACCTTGACTGCGGGCAGTTTCGGGGCATTCGATATTCTCGACGGTGCCTCCGTCTCCTCCAACACCTTTTCCTTCGGTTCGGGCCTTTATGGGGGCGAAGGGGCCGTGCTGACCGTGTCGGGTGAAGGCTCAAAGCTTGAAACCGTCAACGGCTTGAGCATCGGCACCTATGGCGAAGGCGTTCTCAACCTGTCCTATGGCGGTACTGTTTCGGCGGGCACAGGCGGCGGCGACAATGCCTATCTGCTTTTGAGCAGTGACGAATTTGGAGAAGGTGTTGTCAACATCGGCGCGGCCGAGGGAGAGGCGGCGATCGAAGCCGGATCGCTCGCGGGCACCGACAACATTCGGTTCGGTGAAGGGACCAGCCAATTCGTGCTGAACCACACGGATACGGGCCTTGAGATCGACGCCGATTTCGTCACGGCCTTCGAAGAGACCGGAACGGCTACGATCAACCAAATCGCGGGGACGACGATCTTTAACGGCAATGGTCTTGAATATAACGGCGCGATCGAGGTGTCCGGCGGCACGGCTCTGTTCACGGACAGCTTTGGCGGTGCGATCTCGGTCTCCGATGGCGGTACATTGGGTGGAACCGGATCGCTTGGCTATACGGAGATCATCATCACCACCACATATTTCGATTTCGACACCTATGAAATGGTTACCGAAACCGAGACCACGCAGGAGTATTACACCGCGACGATCGGGTCGGGTGGCACACTTGCGCCGGGGCTGACGAATGAGATCGGCGCGCTGAATTTTGCGGGCGATCTGGTGTTTGAGGACGGCTCGACCTTCCTGGTCGATATGGGAGAGAACGGCGTCAGCGATCAGGTCACGGTCGACGGCGCCATCACCATCGACGCAGGCGCGCAAATCGCGGCTGTGGTGCAAAGTGGCATCTCCTATCTGGAGGGCTGGGAATATACCGTTCTGAGCGGCGAGAGCCTTGCGGGCACGTTCGAAGACATCCGTGAGACCGGCGACTATGCCACCTTTACCGCCACCTATAGCGATACGGACCTGACACTGACGATTGGCGAGGCCGTGGATCCCGGCGACGACCCGGATGACGGGTCAGGCTCGGGAGACGATGACACGCCCACAGGACCGGATTTCACCGCCACCGCCAAGACCGCGAACCAAGTTGCAGTCGGCACCGCGATCAACGCCATGAGCGAGAGCAGCGATCTCTACAACACGCTCTATCTCGTCCAGTCCGGCGGCACGGCCGAGGCCCTGGATCAGCTTTCCGGGGACATTCACGCAACGACCCGCAGTGCGATGATTGCCGATGGGACTTTGGTGCGCGATGCCATGGGCGCACGCCTTCTGGCGCTTGAAACCTCGCGCGAACAGGGCGATTTCGTCTCACAAGGCGGGGGTTTCCAAGAGCCCTATCGCACCAATCGCCTGACGCCCTGGGCCGCCACCTATGGTGCCTGGAGCGATCTGGACGGCGACGGTCAGGCGCAAGACGTCGAGCGCATGGCGCATGGTCTCGTCATGGGGCTCGATGGCACCGGGTTCGATGATTGGAACATCGGCTTGATGGCCGGCTTTGGCTATGCCTCCTATGACAGTGAGCGCTCTGATGTGTCGAGCGACAGCTATCACCTCGGTGCTTATGTGGGCAAAAGCTGGGGGGCGTGGACCCTGCGTTCGGGGATTTCGTGGAGCCAGAACGATCTGCGCAGCAACCGCAGTGTCGAGATCGCGCAGATTTCCGGAACCAGTTACACTGATACTTTGACCGGGTCTTATGAGGCCAAGACCCTGCAGGCCTTCGGCGAAGTGGGCTATGGGTTTGAACGCGGCAACACACGGTTTGAACCCTTTGCCAATCTGGCGCTAATGCGGCTTGAGACAGATGGGTTCACGGAGACGGGCGGGGCTGCGGCTTTGACCGTCGAGGGCGACACCAGCAAGACCACCTTCACCACGCTGGGCCTGCGTGCCGATCACGCGCTGGCGCTCGGGGTTGGATCCGCGCGGCTGTCCGGCACTCTGGGCTGGCAACATGCCTTTGGCGACACCGACTTTACCTCTGTGCATAGCTTTGTCGACAGCGACAGCTTCACCGTGACGGGCGCGCCTCTGGAGCGTGACAGTGCAATCGTGAAAGCGGGGGTCGATGTTCAATTGTCACCCGGTTCCGTTCTGGGACTGTCCTATGAGGGCGCCTTTCAATCAGGCTCCGCATCGCACGGTCTGGGCGCACGCCTTGATCTCCAGTTCTGA
- a CDS encoding extensin family protein, whose product MGRKKPYETPPAAVWVAFSVLILVGLIYVGWQLLTRPSSPVPRGWNPLMPLHVQDDVTPLTKMKLARAESSLESCLAALDGSAEVIAMSPLEATGGCGIEDRVTLSTVGESQIDPLQTSCAIALRTAMWERHGLQPAAEEIFGTSISVLRQIGSYNCRVIRTPNGNSSRLSTHATGEAIDITGFDLSDGTRIRLMSDWDGDAQKAAFLRAARESACTWFATTLSPDYNSLHADHFHLQSRGWGACR is encoded by the coding sequence ATGGGCCGCAAAAAACCATATGAAACGCCACCCGCTGCAGTATGGGTGGCGTTTTCTGTTCTTATTTTGGTTGGCCTTATCTATGTCGGATGGCAACTTCTGACACGGCCAAGCTCGCCTGTGCCACGCGGCTGGAATCCTCTTATGCCGCTTCATGTCCAAGATGACGTGACACCGCTGACGAAGATGAAGCTCGCACGCGCCGAAAGCTCTTTGGAAAGTTGTCTTGCGGCGCTGGACGGAAGCGCAGAGGTTATCGCGATGTCGCCGCTTGAGGCCACCGGAGGTTGCGGGATTGAGGATCGCGTGACGCTGTCGACCGTGGGCGAAAGCCAAATAGACCCGCTTCAAACCAGTTGCGCCATTGCACTGCGCACCGCGATGTGGGAACGCCATGGTTTGCAGCCCGCTGCCGAAGAAATTTTTGGCACGTCCATTAGCGTTCTGCGCCAGATCGGCAGTTACAATTGTCGTGTGATCCGCACCCCTAACGGCAATTCCTCGCGCCTCAGCACGCATGCGACAGGTGAGGCCATCGATATCACGGGCTTCGATTTGTCGGATGGCACGCGGATACGCTTGATGTCCGATTGGGATGGGGATGCGCAGAAAGCGGCCTTTCTGCGCGCGGCGCGGGAGAGTGCCTGCACATGGTTCGCGACAACGCTTTCGCCGGATTACAACAGCCTTCATGCGGATCATTTTCACCTGCAGTCACGCGGCTGGGGCGCCTGTCGTTAA
- a CDS encoding mitofilin family membrane protein: MSDKTETPEDQDAVTAGAASEAPGTDTTPDEKSEEPVAEEAETPEETEETPQEPEASEEAEAAEIYSVDETSEQELPEKPEVSSPAPVTTVVKRGGFVPMVLGGVVCAALGYAGAQFLKPEGWPFPGANTDELTQQIADLEGQIKDLQSAATQRAEAQQAALADLQAQVSAEEDTTEIDALADQIATFEERMTQIEARPVAEAVVSPEATAAYERQLAQMQDLLNSEIARLEEAKEQSIAEETAARISTAKARLQTLVDAGDPFDQVLAEINTDVPEVLQQAAAEGIPSVTSLQESYSEAARDALVVSSRAAYDAGEQSWFQTALQTQIGLRSTKPKEGDDADAILSRAEQDVRDGLFAKAITTLEALPEEGKAEMQGWIARAQERVDVMTALDEFLGQ; this comes from the coding sequence GTGAGTGACAAAACGGAAACCCCAGAGGATCAGGATGCCGTGACGGCAGGCGCCGCGAGCGAAGCGCCAGGCACCGACACCACGCCGGACGAAAAATCAGAAGAGCCGGTCGCCGAAGAGGCAGAAACCCCTGAGGAAACGGAAGAGACCCCGCAGGAACCTGAGGCAAGCGAAGAGGCCGAAGCGGCTGAAATCTATTCTGTCGATGAGACCTCAGAGCAAGAATTACCAGAAAAGCCCGAGGTCAGCTCCCCTGCCCCGGTCACAACGGTTGTGAAACGCGGGGGCTTTGTTCCTATGGTTTTGGGCGGCGTCGTTTGTGCAGCCCTTGGCTACGCGGGCGCGCAGTTCCTGAAACCCGAGGGCTGGCCATTCCCCGGCGCGAACACGGACGAGCTGACGCAACAGATCGCTGATCTCGAGGGGCAAATCAAAGATCTGCAATCGGCTGCGACCCAACGCGCAGAGGCGCAGCAGGCGGCGCTGGCGGATTTGCAGGCGCAAGTTTCTGCCGAAGAAGATACCACGGAAATTGATGCGCTCGCAGATCAGATTGCGACGTTCGAAGAGCGTATGACCCAAATCGAAGCCCGCCCCGTGGCGGAAGCTGTCGTCTCCCCCGAAGCCACAGCAGCTTATGAGCGGCAATTGGCGCAAATGCAGGACCTTCTCAACAGCGAGATTGCCCGATTGGAAGAGGCGAAAGAGCAATCTATCGCCGAAGAAACCGCTGCGCGCATTTCCACCGCTAAGGCCAGGCTGCAAACGCTTGTCGATGCGGGCGACCCCTTCGATCAGGTGCTGGCCGAGATAAACACCGATGTCCCCGAGGTTTTGCAACAGGCGGCGGCGGAGGGCATCCCAAGTGTGACATCGTTGCAGGAAAGCTATTCCGAGGCGGCGCGCGATGCTTTGGTGGTCTCTTCGCGTGCGGCCTATGACGCGGGTGAGCAAAGCTGGTTCCAGACTGCGCTTCAAACTCAAATCGGATTGCGATCGACCAAACCGAAAGAGGGCGACGATGCGGATGCGATCCTGTCGCGTGCCGAACAGGACGTGCGCGACGGCCTCTTTGCCAAAGCGATCACCACGCTTGAGGCCCTGCCAGAAGAAGGCAAAGCCGAGATGCAGGGTTGGATCGCACGTGCCCAGGAACGGGTGGATGTGATGACGGCCCTTGATGAATTTCTTGGTCAGTAA
- a CDS encoding uroporphyrinogen-III synthase: protein MANIVQPVFGRYHRERHQTIPRPILPPNVLITRPKDDAKRLAQAVGAFAPDVRCILAPVMEIKELPFECEERNFDHLLLTSRHAVSAAAAFRGVPTYCVGKATCDAALELGHDVHNVFSNADELVANLAGHKGGHALHLHGRHTRGEIAKRLSLAGLETKSFVVYEQSPRPWSVQERQVILAEPDLIVPLYSPRSASLAAKHLEDFKGDLTLIGLSRACLDAWNGPKPVKTVYVEHPDGEAMKQAIASQLLGSRLERGGRRV, encoded by the coding sequence ATGGCAAACATTGTTCAACCTGTCTTTGGGAGGTATCACCGTGAGAGGCACCAGACAATCCCGAGACCGATTTTGCCCCCGAACGTTCTGATCACACGCCCGAAAGACGATGCGAAACGCCTTGCGCAGGCGGTTGGGGCGTTTGCCCCTGACGTGCGGTGCATTCTCGCGCCTGTCATGGAGATCAAGGAGCTGCCTTTCGAATGCGAAGAGCGGAATTTCGATCATCTTCTCCTAACATCTCGACATGCTGTTTCAGCCGCAGCTGCCTTTCGGGGGGTGCCAACCTATTGTGTTGGCAAGGCGACGTGTGATGCGGCATTGGAATTGGGTCACGACGTCCACAATGTCTTTTCCAATGCAGATGAACTTGTTGCGAACCTCGCTGGACACAAGGGTGGGCACGCCCTTCACCTGCACGGGCGTCATACGCGAGGCGAGATTGCAAAACGCCTGAGTTTGGCTGGATTAGAGACGAAATCCTTTGTCGTATATGAGCAAAGCCCGAGGCCATGGAGCGTACAGGAGCGGCAGGTTATTCTTGCAGAGCCTGACCTTATCGTGCCGCTTTATTCGCCCAGATCAGCCTCACTTGCCGCGAAACACCTCGAAGATTTCAAAGGCGATCTGACCCTGATCGGCCTCTCTCGGGCTTGTCTCGACGCATGGAATGGGCCTAAGCCCGTGAAAACCGTGTACGTCGAACACCCCGACGGAGAGGCTATGAAACAGGCCATTGCGTCGCAGCTTTTAGGATCACGGCTTGAGAGGGGCGGTCGCAGGGTCTAG
- a CDS encoding NAD(P)H-dependent glycerol-3-phosphate dehydrogenase produces the protein MREISVLGAGAFGTALAISLARSGRDVGLWARSEQAAANMQARRENTPRLSGKCFPDSLHATSDLTAASEAPILLMAVPMQQLARFAEESKTLFQHKTLVVCCKGVDLSSDRGPLAVLEDTVPSATVAILSGPSFAVDIADGLPTALTLAARDKERVEHLQSRLSTDNIRLYSSLDPLGVEFGGALKNVIAIACGLAIGAGFGESARAALMTRGFAEMQRLAFKLGADPTTLSGLSGFGDLVLTCTSEKSRNYSHGLKLGRGEAIDPNVTVEGVATAKAVVHLSQTLSVDMPITSTVTQIINGAVSISEAVEMLLSRPLKRE, from the coding sequence GTGCGTGAGATTTCGGTTCTTGGCGCCGGTGCTTTTGGGACGGCTCTGGCCATCTCTCTTGCCCGCTCTGGTCGCGATGTCGGGCTCTGGGCGCGCTCCGAACAGGCGGCCGCAAATATGCAGGCCCGTCGTGAGAATACGCCCCGTTTGTCCGGCAAATGCTTTCCCGACAGCCTACATGCCACCTCCGATCTCACTGCCGCCAGTGAAGCGCCGATCCTTTTGATGGCTGTTCCGATGCAACAGCTCGCGCGCTTTGCAGAGGAAAGCAAGACCCTATTCCAGCACAAAACCCTTGTTGTCTGCTGCAAAGGGGTCGATCTTTCCTCTGATCGCGGCCCGCTTGCCGTGCTTGAAGACACTGTGCCCAGCGCAACGGTCGCCATTCTGTCCGGGCCGTCTTTTGCGGTGGATATCGCCGACGGTCTGCCCACCGCTTTGACGCTGGCTGCACGAGACAAAGAGCGTGTCGAACATCTTCAATCGCGCCTGAGCACAGACAATATTCGTCTCTATTCCAGTCTCGATCCCTTGGGAGTCGAGTTTGGCGGCGCGCTCAAGAACGTTATTGCCATCGCATGTGGCCTTGCCATAGGTGCGGGGTTTGGCGAAAGTGCCCGCGCCGCTCTGATGACCCGCGGCTTTGCCGAGATGCAGCGGCTGGCCTTCAAACTTGGCGCCGATCCTACGACGCTCTCAGGCCTTTCGGGATTTGGCGATCTGGTTCTGACCTGCACCTCCGAAAAGTCCCGCAACTACTCGCATGGGCTGAAACTCGGGCGCGGCGAAGCGATTGATCCGAACGTGACGGTCGAGGGAGTCGCAACTGCCAAAGCCGTTGTGCATTTGTCGCAAACGCTCAGTGTTGATATGCCGATTACAAGCACGGTCACGCAGATTATAAACGGGGCTGTATCCATATCCGAAGCGGTGGAGATGTTGCTCTCCCGCCCATTGAAAAGGGAATAA
- a CDS encoding heme biosynthesis HemY N-terminal domain-containing protein, with protein MLWSLVKIVVFVILVAALAYGGTVLMETEGGAQIAFGSYEITLTPLKAVLALIALIVAIYVALKLLGLLVAVARFLLGDETAISRYFDRNREKKGIEAVTDGMMALASGDGRLALAKASKAEKYLQKPELTNLLKAQAAVMNGDKLTAERAFKQLVTDERTRFVGVQGIMKQKLDEGDTDTALKLAEKAFALKPKHVETQDILLRLQAEKGDWAAARGTLSAKLKHGAIPRDVHKRRDAVLALSQAKGVFEEGASIESREAAIEANKKSPDLIPAAVMASDAYVAEGKHRQAARVIKKAWEAQPHPDLAAAFARIEPKETPEQRIKRFAALTKVHPENPESKMLAAELYIAAEDFPAARRALGDLAEMNPTARSLTILAAIERGEGAEDVVVRGWLTRALTAPRGPQWVCDNCQTIHAEWAPVCDQCGGFDTLSWRKPTHSEVAMPAGTEMLPMIVGAMPEPVSEPEVSEEDEVEETAAMVDVTPAEEKETEKGAN; from the coding sequence ATGCTCTGGTCCCTCGTGAAAATCGTTGTTTTCGTCATTCTTGTCGCAGCGCTGGCCTATGGCGGCACGGTGCTGATGGAAACCGAAGGCGGCGCGCAGATCGCCTTTGGCAGTTATGAAATCACTCTGACCCCGCTCAAGGCGGTCTTGGCGCTGATCGCGCTGATCGTGGCGATTTATGTGGCGTTGAAGCTTTTGGGGCTTCTGGTTGCTGTGGCACGCTTTCTGCTGGGCGATGAGACCGCGATCTCCCGTTATTTCGACCGCAACCGTGAGAAAAAGGGCATCGAGGCCGTCACGGACGGCATGATGGCTTTGGCTTCTGGTGACGGACGTCTGGCGCTGGCCAAGGCCTCTAAAGCGGAGAAATACCTCCAGAAACCTGAACTGACGAACCTGTTGAAGGCTCAGGCTGCCGTGATGAATGGCGACAAGCTCACCGCTGAGCGCGCATTTAAACAATTGGTGACGGACGAGCGCACGCGGTTTGTCGGTGTTCAGGGCATCATGAAGCAAAAGCTCGACGAGGGCGATACGGACACGGCGCTTAAACTGGCGGAAAAAGCCTTTGCCCTGAAACCGAAACATGTCGAGACGCAAGATATTCTCCTCCGTCTTCAGGCCGAGAAAGGCGATTGGGCGGCGGCACGTGGCACGCTTTCTGCCAAGTTGAAACACGGCGCCATTCCGCGCGATGTGCACAAACGTCGGGACGCGGTTTTGGCGCTGTCGCAGGCGAAAGGCGTGTTCGAGGAAGGCGCCAGCATCGAGTCCAGAGAAGCGGCGATTGAAGCCAACAAAAAGTCCCCGGATTTGATCCCAGCGGCGGTGATGGCCTCTGACGCATATGTCGCGGAAGGCAAACACCGTCAGGCCGCGCGCGTGATTAAGAAGGCCTGGGAAGCCCAGCCTCACCCCGATCTCGCGGCCGCTTTCGCGCGGATCGAACCGAAAGAGACGCCGGAGCAACGTATCAAACGCTTTGCCGCTTTGACAAAGGTGCATCCTGAAAATCCGGAAAGCAAAATGCTTGCCGCCGAGCTTTATATTGCCGCAGAAGATTTCCCGGCGGCACGCAGGGCTTTGGGCGATCTGGCGGAGATGAATCCGACGGCGCGCAGCCTTACCATTCTGGCCGCGATCGAGCGTGGTGAGGGGGCCGAGGACGTCGTGGTCCGTGGCTGGCTGACACGGGCGCTGACGGCGCCGCGTGGACCGCAATGGGTCTGTGACAATTGCCAGACGATCCATGCGGAATGGGCGCCTGTCTGCGATCAATGTGGTGGCTTCGATACGCTGAGCTGGCGCAAGCCGACTCACTCCGAGGTTGCCATGCCTGCAGGCACGGAAATGTTGCCGATGATCGTTGGCGCTATGCCTGAACCTGTGTCAGAGCCTGAGGTTTCCGAGGAGGATGAGGTGGAAGAAACCGCCGCAATGGTTGATGTGACCCCTGCGGAGGAAAAGGAAACGGAAAAGGGTGCAAATTAG